ATCCCATGGGAATGGCAATTGAAGATATGGCTTGTTCCCAAAGCATCTACGAGAAAGCCCTGGCTACGGGGGTTGGCTTTTGGTTGAATCTTGATTAAGGGCAAATCACAAATTGGACAGGGAGATAATATTTAATATCAATGCAACGGGATACAAGTGTTGGCATTGTGTTATGTAAATCTCAATCAGTTGTATACTACTTGAATTTTAAAGGAGTTGTCAGGTGCTAAGTATTAATCAGTTACAGGAAAAGTCCTCAAATTTACAAGATCGGAGTTGGCCTCCTGTCAACAAATTTCAGGGTTTCAGCGGTTTAATCAAAGACTTTCTTTATTTAGATGTAACTCAGCAATATGAAATATTAGCTAAAAGCAGGGATAACTCTGAAGAACATGGTAAATTTATTCACGAAAGTTTAGGATTAATTTATGCCTATGTACTCGGTTATGAAGATAGCCCTTGCTATATCACGACCAATGAAGAATTAGAAATAAAATTACAGCAATTAAAGATTGTTTTAGAAAGAGAATTAATGAATTATTGGTTAGATATACCAGCAATTCCCCAACAGCTAAATCAGGGGGAAGCGGTTGATTATCTTAACAAAAAAATACTTGATAATTCCGGCGTTTACCATGAACTATTTGATTATATTGCGACAAAGGCCTCAAAAACGGCTGTTATAACTTTTTTACAAAATGAAGTCATCCGCAATGAGGTGGTTGATGATGAGGTAGCTTTACTGGTAAAGGGTTTACAAGGGCTACTAAAAAAGGTAGTTGCATCAAATCTTTGGGATGAGTGCGGTCGTGGCAAGCTTAATGATTTCCACACATATTGGTTAAGAATGTTGTTGGAAGAATTAAATGGTTGGAATCAACTATCTGATTATCGAAAACTAACGAGTCCCTGGTACGCTAAGATAACATCAAACTCATTTAATATGCTGTTGACACGTCCAGGATACAAATATATGGCATATGGAGCTTTCTTGGTATTTGAAAGTTGGGTGCATCCACATTTTGAAAGAATTATTGCGGGTTTAAAAAGAGTTGGTATTGATCAGGAAGATTTGAGTGTTTATTTTACTGCTCACCTAGCCATTGATCAATATCACACAAGAGAGTTACTTGCCGGTATAGCTAATCAAGAGCCGAGGTTAAATCAAGCAGAAGTTGACCAAATTCTTCTGGGATCACATTTAGCAATAGCAGCGGGAACAGCACAGTATGGGCGGATGTTGTCTTATCTTTCAACTCTCAAATAGTAAGCTGTTCGGAATTTAAACTGTATAACTTAAAACAAGTTTAATTATTGTGGGGTGGGACTCCTTACCCGCCCTGTTTATTTTGTACAACATTACCTCCAAAAGTCTTTGCCACAAAATCATTATGACTAATACCGTGGAATTGCCAGAGCAACAGACAGATTTTAGATCCGATAAAATACAGATTATTTTATTGTTCGTAGCAGTATTTACTTTATCACTAGCAGCAATCTTAATCAAATTTAGCGAACAATATATTGGTCCTAATGCTACGATTTTCAATCGCTTCTGGATAGCCACTTTTATTCTAGGACTGTGGAAAGGTGGTAAATATTTAGCTTCTCAACTATTCCAAGATACTTCCAGTGTAAAAGAAAGTTATACAATATTCGATATATCACTATTGGTGTTAACGGCTATCTTAATTTCACTTTCCCAGCTTTCCTGGGCTTGGTCTATAACTACAACAAGCGTTGCTAACGCGAATTTATTACATAATATGACCCCAATTTTCACCATATTAGGGGGATGGCTGCTATTAAATTATTCCTTTAACAGTAAATTTCTCATCGGTATGGTTTTAGCTATAGGAGGAGCTATAACTATTAGCATTCAAGATTTACAAATTT
The window above is part of the Dolichospermum sp. DET69 genome. Proteins encoded here:
- a CDS encoding iron-containing redox enzyme family protein, which translates into the protein MLSINQLQEKSSNLQDRSWPPVNKFQGFSGLIKDFLYLDVTQQYEILAKSRDNSEEHGKFIHESLGLIYAYVLGYEDSPCYITTNEELEIKLQQLKIVLERELMNYWLDIPAIPQQLNQGEAVDYLNKKILDNSGVYHELFDYIATKASKTAVITFLQNEVIRNEVVDDEVALLVKGLQGLLKKVVASNLWDECGRGKLNDFHTYWLRMLLEELNGWNQLSDYRKLTSPWYAKITSNSFNMLLTRPGYKYMAYGAFLVFESWVHPHFERIIAGLKRVGIDQEDLSVYFTAHLAIDQYHTRELLAGIANQEPRLNQAEVDQILLGSHLAIAAGTAQYGRMLSYLSTLK
- a CDS encoding DMT family transporter, producing MTNTVELPEQQTDFRSDKIQIILLFVAVFTLSLAAILIKFSEQYIGPNATIFNRFWIATFILGLWKGGKYLASQLFQDTSSVKESYTIFDISLLVLTAILISLSQLSWAWSITTTSVANANLLHNMTPIFTILGGWLLLNYSFNSKFLIGMVLAIGGAITISIQDLQISTDHLNGDSLALLSAIFFGANNLVVEKLRVKFSTISILLWSCFFRIFLTFPVVILTEDKIFPSSWQGWLPVIFLAIFCQVIGSGILFYSLKHFSSGFISLFLLLEPIIATILAWIFFGEDLSLLNGLAFIVVLVGIYVAKSAQESDGEVNPLPSK